Within the Streptomyces vilmorinianum genome, the region GCCCGCCGGCGCGTCTCTCGGCGCACACCGGGATTCGGCCACACAGGGGGATGGACATGAGACACACACGAACGGCAAGACTGGCCGCCGCGAGCCTGACCGCCGCACTGTCCGTGGGGCTGTTGGCCGGCTGCGGCCCGGACGACGGCAGCGGCGACGGCGCACCGGGGCCGGGGCGGCCGACGCGAAGCGCACCCACGCCTTCGGCCACGTCCACGCCCACCCCCACGCCCACCCCCACGCCCAGCCGCCGGCCTGACACCGCAGCCGCGCTGACGTGCGACCAGCTCCGCAACGCCGCCGTGCAGACCGCCGTCGTCAAGCTGCCCGACTACCCCCTCGACTCGATGAGGCTGACCGACGGCCACTGGGAGGGCGAGGACGGCGTCCAGGTCGATCTGCAGACGCCGTGCGCGATCGGACACATCGTCGGAGACCGCGCGGCCGACGCCGTGGGCGTCGTGAAGGTCACCCCCCAGGGCACGGGCCGCTTCTCCACCCTGGTCGTCTGGCGCAACCACCACGGCACCCCGGTCCCGTTCGCCACCGAGTCCCTCGGCGACCGCAACCCGGTGGTCTCCGTCACGGTGACCGGCCCCGCCGTGACCGTGGTCTACCGGACCCGCCGCGACACGGAGCCGCCGGCGGTCGTCACCCTGACCCGTACCGCCGTCTACCGCGTGGCCGGAGCGGGCCTGTACGAGGTCAGCCACGTCGACACGCCCTATGCCGGCGGGTGACGGACCGGTCGGGATCGGCACGGAAGGGGGTGGCGTCGGCGTCGGCTGACGCCCCGCCACCACCCCAAGAGTGCAACAACGACAGTCATTGCCCGGAGTCACCCTCCGTGATACACAGAGTGACCATACGCTTCTTCGCATAGAAACCGGCCACTCTGCCGCAGGTCAAGGCGGTCGGATCGGTCAAGTGTGCGGGGATCGGGTAAAGAGAGCCGTCAAGCCGTCACACGCGAGCGGTTTCATCAGCGAAGATAGGGCGATGACCCATGCCATCAGGCAGGGGCGACGAACTACCCAACAGGGGCGGTGAGTTACATGTACCTGGCGGCCGAGAAGGGCGACATCACCACCATCATCGGTGGAATCGCCCCGAACTGGGGGCCTTTCGGGAGCCTGGGCAATGAAGCCAAGGTGATGATCGAGGTCGTGATGGCCGTGGCCATCCTGCTCTGCCTCGGCATCGCCATCTGGGGAGCGGCCAAGCAGCGCATCGGCGCGACCGCCCTCCGGGACACGTTCAGCGCCGAGCAGGGCAAGGGCCTCATCGTGGCCGGTCTGACCGGAGTCTTCATCATCGGTTCACTGGGGACGTTGTTCACGATCGTGTACGGGATGGCCGTCTAACCACCGAGGTCACGTTCCCTGATGTCCAGTCACCACACCGCGCCCGCGCGGAAACCAGCACGGCTTCTGTCGTACCCGCGAACGGTTGAGGGGGCGTACCCGTCATGAGCCTCGGCGACGACAACGACGGCTTCGGCGGCGGCGGCGTGGGCGGCTCCGGCCAGACCCGCACGCGGCTCCCCGAGGGCGGCAGCGGCGACATCTACGGCGGCGCCCGCCGCCCACCCGCCCGCAGCTCGCGCTCGCTCATCACGGTGGTGGGCGTGGTGGTCCTGCTGATCGCCGCGATCGCCTTCGCCAACAGAGGCGGCACATCGGCCGACGCGGACACGACGGGCACCTCCTCCAACACCCCGGGCAAACCGGCCCCGACGGCGGCGACGGGCGTCCGCCCGGTGACGGGCAACAACGGCGGCATCCCGACGGGCTTCGCGCGGGACGAGCAGGGGGCGCAGAGCGCGGCGTCGAACTATGCGGTCCCCCTCGGTTCTGCCGAGATGTTCGACACGTCCCGTCGCCACGAGATCGTCGACACCGTGTACGACCCCGACATCGCCGCCGCGCGCCAAGGTGACCTCGACAAGGTGTACTCGGACAAGGGATTCCTGACTCGCATCGGTCTCCAGGAGGACGGCAAGGCGCCGAGCGGGCTGACCTTCATCTCACGTGTCATCCCCGTGGGCTCGAAGATCGAGAACTACAGCAGCGACCAGGCAACCGTCGCCGTTTGGTACGCGTCGCTGTTCGGTCTGGCAGGCGAAGGGTCCCAGAACCCGGTGTCCGAGAGCTGGTACACGACGACGTACCAGCTTCGATGGGTCAACGGCGACTGGAAGGTGACGGACTTCGATCAGAAGGACGGTCCCGTCCCGGTCGGCCGCGACCAGGCCGCTTCCAGCGCAGAGGAAATGGCGGGCGCTGTCGATCAGTTCGGAGGGTTCACCTATGCCCGATAAGCGCCCCCGCCGCGCTCTCACCGTCGTCGCTGCTGCGGCGGCGGTCCAGACATTCGCGGCCGTGCACACCCACGCCTTCGCTGCACCGACGCCCACGCCCAGCCCGAGCAGCAGCAACAACCCCTGCGACCTGATCCGTGGCCCGGCCCGGGACTACTGCGAGAACGGCGAGCCCGGCTCCCGTACCCCCCGCGTCGAAGACCCCACCTCCGCCCTCGACCCCCTCTCCTCCCTCGCCCGCGGCTGCGCCGACGCCGCCGTCGCCATCGTCGACAAGCTCTCCGCCGCCGTCAAAGAGACCGCCGACGTCGACTTCACCAACCTCGAGTTCCTCGGCCGCTACGCCATCGTCTTCGCCGCCGCCACCTTCCTCACCCTCCTCCTCTGGCTCCTCGCCGTCGCCAAGCGCGCCATCCGCGGCGTCCCCCTCACCACCGCCATCTCCGAGGCCATCGGCTTCCTCTGGCTGACCGTCCTCGCCTCCGCCTTCACCCCGCTCATCCTCTACACCGTCGTCAACGCCACCGACGCCGTCACCGAGGTCATCGCCTCCGGCACCGGCCAGCAGACCGACGTCTTCTTCGGCAGCTTCAAGCAAGCGCTCCAGAACGGCGACAGCATGGGCGGCGGGCCCATCATGCTGATCATCGTGTCCCTCGTGAGCGTCCTCGCCGCGGGAGTGCTCTACCTCGAGTTGTTCCTGCGCGCCGTCCTGCTCTACGTCGGCGCCCTCCTCGGCGTCGTCGTCTACTCCGGGCTCGTCGACAAGAACATGTGGGGCCACGTCCGCCGCTGGGCCGGGATCATGATCGCGGTGATCCTCGTCAAGCCGGTCATCGTCATCGTGCTCGGACTCGCCGGAGCGCTCTCCTCCGGGACCGGGCCCGACTCGTTCTCGGCCGTCGTCTCCGGGCTCGCGATCATCCTGCTCGCCATCTTCGCCTCCGCGATGATCTACCGCTTCGTCCCCGGCTTCGGCGACGAGATCGTCGCCTCCCGCAACAACCGCCTCCACCGCGCCGGCGAGAACGCGGCCGCCGCCGTCATCTCCTCCCCCGCCTCCCTCGTCTCCCAGGGCATCAAGACCCACAGCGCCCGCGGCGACGGCGGCGGAAACCAGTCCCAGAACAGCGGAGGCGGCGCCGCACGACCCGCCAACCCCCTGGCCGGCGGCGTCGCCGCCCACAGCAGCCGCGGGGGCGGCGGCGGATCTGTCCCCTCCGCCGCACCCCCGCCGCGTAGCGGCACCGGCACCGGCGCCGGCCCCACATCGGGCACCCCGCACAGCAATCGCAAGAACACAGGAAGCACTGGAGGTGGAGGGCGTTGACGACCCAGTCCCAGCCGGTCACGCCCCGCCGTACGTATCTCATCGGCCGTGCCCGGCCGAACGCGATCGTCGGCAAGAACCGCGAGTCCGGCGAGATCGCCCTGATCATCGCCGGCGCGTTCCTCGGCATGATGAGCGGACTCCTCGTCCCCGTCCTCACCCTGCGGATCGTGCTGCTCACCGGCTTCCCGATGCTCGCGCTCGCTGCCGTGTACGTCCCGTACAAGCACCGCACCTTCTACAAATGGTTCGAAATCAACCGTAGTTACAAGAGGATGCTCCGCCGCGGCACCGCCTACCGCTCCACCGCCGTCGAGGCCGGCACCCGCCTCGACGGTCGCGAGGTCGAGGTCGGCCCGCCGCCCGGCATCGGCCGGATCAGCTGGCTCTCCGCGCCCTTCGGCCCCGACGAGATCGCCGTGCTCCTGCACGCCGACCGGCGCACGGTCACCGCCGCCATCGAGATCGAGGGCCCCGGCGTCGGCCTGCGCGACAGCGAGGACCAGGAAGCGCTGGTGGACCGTTTCGGCACGCTCCTGAAGCATGTCGCCAACGGGGACGGCTTCGTCACCCGCATCCAGATGCTCGCCCGCACCCTCCCCGCCGACCCCGACGCACACGCCAAGGACGTCGGCCAGCGCGGCGACCCGAACGCCCCGGCCTGGCTCCAGGACTCGTACGAGCAGCTCCAGTCGATGGTCTCCACCTCCAGCGAGCAGCACCGCGCCTACCTCGTGGCGTGCATGCACTACACCCGCGAACTCGCCGCCGAGGCCAACGCGATGGCCCGCGCCGCCCGCCACACCTCCGGCGCCCGCAAGCTCGACCGCGACGGCGGCCTCGCCGTCGTCATGGCCCGCGAGCTCACCGACATCTGCGCCCGTCTCGCCGAGGCCGACATCCGCGTACGCCAGCCCCTCGGCCAGTCCCGGCTCGCCTCCCTCGTGCACTCCATGTACGACCCGGACCACCCCATCGACCACATCCAGGCCATGACGAAACGAAACGCTTGGCCCGCCGAACTCGACGCGATGGAACCCACCTACCTCCAGGCCAAGACCCGCGAATCCTCCACCCGGGCGCCCTGGTGCCACTCCACGGCCTGGGTGAAGGAGTGGCCGATGACCCCCGTCGGCGTCAACTTCCTCGCCCCGCTCCTCGTCCACACCCCGGACGTGATCCGCACGGTCGCCGTGACCATGGACCTCGAACCCACCGAGGTCGCCATCGAGCGCATGCTCACCGAGAAGACCAACGACGAGGCCGAGGCCTCCCGCCAGGCCAAGATGAACCGCACCGTCGACCCGCGCGACATCGCCGCGCACGGCCGGCTCGACCAGCGGGGTGAAGATCTCGCCAGCGGCGCGGCCGGCGTCAACCTCGTCGGGTACATCACTGTGTCGTCGCGCTCGCCCGAGGCCCTGGCCAGGGACAAGCGCACGATCAGGGCCTCCGCCGGAAAGTCGTATCTGAAGCTGGAGTGGTGCGACCGCGAGCACCACCGGGCCTTTGTGAACACCTTGCCGTTCGCGACCGGCATCCGCCGCTAGCGCCGAAGGGGCACAGACCGATGCGAGATCCGCTGTCCGCCGTCACCGAGGCCTTCACCTCCTTCCTCTTCGGAAAGGTCGAGACGACCCGCCTGCCCGTCCGCACCTCCACCGGCCAGGCCCAGGCCGTCTACCTGCCGACGGCCGCGCCCGGCCTCGGCGACTCCGGCGTGATCATCGGCCGCGAGGTCTACAGCGGCAAGGGCTACATCTACGACCCGTTCCAGCTGTACGGCCAGCAGCTCCCGGCCCCCCACTGGCTGGTGCTCGGCGAGTCCGGCAACGGCAAGTCCGCGCTGGAGAAGACGTACGTCCTGCGGCAGTTGAGGTTCCGCGACCGCCAGGTCGTCGTCCTCGACGCCCAGGGTGAGGACGGCGTCGGCGAGTGGAACCTCATCGCCCAGGAGCTGGGGATAACTCCCATCCGCCTCGACCCGATGGTCGCCGTCGACGCCGGCATCCGGCTCAACCCCCTCGACCCGTCGATCACCACGACCGGGCAGCTCGCCCTGCTCCGTACGATCATCGAGGTCGCCATGGGGCACGGCCTCGACGAGCGCTCCGGCTTCGCGCTCAAGGTCGCCCACGCCTACGTCAACGAGCACATCACCGACCGCCAGCCGATCCTCACCGACATCGTCGAGCAACTGCGCCACCCGAAGGCGGAATCGGCCGAGGCCATGAACGTCGACATAGACGACGTACGCGCCTGGGGCCTGGACGTCGCCCTCGTCCTGGACCGGCTGGTCGACGGCGACCTGCGCGGCATGTTCGACGGCCCGACCACGGTCGGCATCGACCTCGACGCGCCGCTCATCGTCTTCGACCTGTCCCACATCGACCGGAACTCCATCGCCATGCCGATCCTCATGGCGATCGTCGGCGTGTGGCTGGAGCACACCTGGATCCGCCCCGACCGGAAGAAGCGCATCTTCCTGGTCGAGGAGGCCTGGCACATCATCAACAGCCCGTTCGTGGCCCAGCTGTTCCAGCGGCTGCTCAAGTTCGGGCGCCGCCTCGGCCTGTCCTTCGTGGCCGTCGTCCACCACCTGTCGGACGTCGTCGACGGGGCTGCGGCGCGGGAGGCCGCGGCCATCCTCAAGATGGCCTCCACACGCACCATTTATGCCCAGAAAGCCGACGAGGCCCGGGCCACCGGGCGCGTGCTCGGCCTGCCACGGTGGGCGGTCGAGATCATCCCGACCCTCACCCCCGGCATCGCCGTCTGGGACGTCAACGGCAACGTACAGGTGGTCAAACACCTCATCACCGAGAGGGAACGCCCGCTCGTCTACACCGACCGCGCCATGACGGAGTCGTCGGCCGTCGACCCGGAGCTGGAGTGGGAGGCGGAGCAGCGGGCCTCTCTCATCGAGCAGCAGCTGAACGACCCCTCCCAGTCGACGGTGGCATGAGATGTCGAAGGACCAACGGCAAGGGGGGATTCCGGACGGGCTGGTGGTGGGCCTCGTCGGCTTCATGCTCGGCCTGACCCTGCTGGTGTGGACGGCGACCGGCCTGGCCGCCCTGCTCTCGAAGGGCGCCTGGCCGGCCGGGGTCACCTTCACCAGGACCCCGATGGCCGTCCGCTCCCTGATCGGCCGGCCTCAGGACCTGCCGGGCGCCTGGCCGGACACCCCGGCGGGCGAACTGTCGGGGTACGGGCTGTTCTGGGGCCTGCTCATCGGCGAGCTGATGGTGCTGGTGGTTCTCACGGTGTTCGTGGTGGGGACGCTGGCGCGCTGGAGAGCGGTACGGGCGAGTCGGCGGGTCGGCTCGTACGGTACGGAGCAGGGCGCGGGCCACGCCACCGGTCCCCGCTCGTACGCGCCGGACGCCGCGGCCCAGCCGCCCGCGCCCCGGAAGCCGGAGGACCACCAGGGCGAGGCCCCCTACCCACTCGAGGCGGGACCCTCGGGCGCGGCCTCGACCCCGACCCCAGCTCCCGCCCCCGCCCCCGCGCCCGCGCCCGCCCCTGCTCCCGCGCCCACCGCCCCCACCGTCGTCTACGGCACCCCCGCCACCCGCCGCCCCGCCGCGCTCCAGGCCGTCCACGACGCCGAGGGCCCCGTCCTCGTCGTCACCTCCGACCCCACCGTCTGGGCCGAGACCAAGGACGCCCGCGGCAAGCTCGGCCCCGTCCTCGTCTACGACCCCGGGCACCTCTGCGACACCCCCGCCCGCCTCCACTGGTCCCCGTCCGACAACTGCGAGGACCCGGCCACGGCGCAGGAACGGGCGGTCGCGCTACTCGCCCCCGTACGCCCCCCGAGCCGGCTCGACGCCGCCGTCGCCGACACCGCCGAAACGCTCCTGCGCTGCTGGCTGCACGCCGCCGCCCTCGACGGCCGCCCCTTCAAGCAGGTCCACCGCTGGGCCCAGGGCACGGGCGCCCATGAGCCCGTACGGATCCTCCGTACGCACCCCAAGGCCGCCGCGGGACACGCCGGACTCCTGGAGTCCGCGCTCACCGCGCACCCGGAACGGCGCGAGATCGCACAGGAGTTGACCGCGCGGGCGCTCTCCTCGCTCTCCTCGATCCACATCAGGGACGCCTGCACCCCGAATCGAACGGATTCGCTCACGCTGGAATCTTTCGTCGCCGAGGGGGGCACGCTCTATGTGGTGGGTGAACCGATCGAGGACCCGCGCACCCGCCCCGGCGCGATGCCTCTGCTCACCGCTCTCACCGCAAGCGTGGTCGAGCACGGCCGCCGCATGGCCGCACGGTCATCCGACGGTCGGCTCGACCCACCAATGACGCTCGTCCTCGACGACGTCGCCGCTGTGGCTCCCCTTCCCCGGCTCCCGGAGCTGCTGGCAGGCGGTCAGGACCAGGGCCTGCCGACCTTGGTCCTGCTCCGCTCCCGGGAGCAGGCCCGCGCGCGCTGGCCGGAGCCGCTCACGCCCGCCTAGGCATCCCGCTTGGACAGCCCGCCTAGGCATCCCGCCGGATCTCGTACTCCACCTCGCGCGCCGTCTCGTCCCCCGGCATGGGCACGGTCTCCCCCGTCGCCACGAACCCGAACCGCCGGTAGAAGGCGCCGGCCCGCGCGTTCTCCTCGTGCACGTACAGCCGCACCCGCTGGATCTCCGGCGCCGGAAGCGACCAGGACCACTCCACACCCGCCCGGAACAGCGCCTCGGTCACCCCGCTGCCGCGCGCCTCCGGCCGTACGTACACGCCCACGATGTGCGTCTGGTCGATCTTCGCCGGCTCCCCGAACCGCACCTCGTCCGCCGGCCGCTCCACCAGCACCGAGATGGTGCCCGCCCAGCTCCCGTCGGGGCCCTCCGCCACGAACTGCCGCACGCGCGTCCCACTCTCGGACGCCCCCTCCGTCCGCTCCTGCCAGAAGGCGTCGGGCCGCGCGACGGCGACCTCGTACGTCTCCAGGAAGGCGAGGTGCGCCACCGGGTCCTGCAGGGCGGCGAGCCGTATCTCGCGAGCCCGCTCCCACTCGTCGGCGCGGATCGTGCGTATCAGGTAGTCCATGGCCCTGATCTTCACCGTCGTCCGCCGCCTCCGACAAATCCTTATCCGCCGTCGTACCCCGGTACTACGTCCGCCGCCCCGCTCCCGCCCACGGTCGGACGATCCCCCACCGCCCGCTCCGTAGCGTCGTGGACATGATCCGAGCTCACGAACTCACCAAGCGGTACGGGGCCAGGACCGTCGTCCAGGACCTCAGCTTCACCGTCCGCCCCGGTACGGTCACCGGCTTCCTCGGCCCCAACGGAGCCGGAAAGTCCACCACCCTGCGCATGCTCCTCGGCCTGGACGCCCCCACCCGCGGCCGCGCCACGATCGGCGGCCGCGCCTACGCCGCCCACCCCGCGCCCCTCACCCAGGTCGGCGCGCTCCTGGAGGCCCGCTCGGTCCACCCGGGCCGCTCCGCCCACCACCACCTCATGGCGCTCGCGCACACCTACGGCATCCCGCGCTCGCGCGTCGAGCACGTCCTCGGCCTCACGGGCCTGACCGAGGTCGCCCGCCGCAGGGTCAAGGGCTTCTCGCTCGGCATGGGCCAGCGGCTCGGCATCGCCGCCGCGCTCCTCGGCGACCCGGCCACGGTCGTCCTGGACGAGCCGGTCAACGGACTCGACCCCGAGGGCGTGCTGTGGATCCGTACGCTGCTCAAGTCCCTGGCCGCCGAGGGCCGTACCGTCCTCGTCTCCTCCCACCTGATGAGCGAGATGGCCCTGACCGCCGACCGCCTGATCGTCATCGGCAAGGGCCGGCTCCTCGCCGACACCACCGTCGAGGCCCTCGTACGCGACTCCGGCGGCGCCTCGGTCAAGGTCGTCACCCCCGAACCGGACCGCCTCGGCGCACTCCTCCCCGGCGCGCGGA harbors:
- a CDS encoding SCO6880 family protein; this encodes MTTQSQPVTPRRTYLIGRARPNAIVGKNRESGEIALIIAGAFLGMMSGLLVPVLTLRIVLLTGFPMLALAAVYVPYKHRTFYKWFEINRSYKRMLRRGTAYRSTAVEAGTRLDGREVEVGPPPGIGRISWLSAPFGPDEIAVLLHADRRTVTAAIEIEGPGVGLRDSEDQEALVDRFGTLLKHVANGDGFVTRIQMLARTLPADPDAHAKDVGQRGDPNAPAWLQDSYEQLQSMVSTSSEQHRAYLVACMHYTRELAAEANAMARAARHTSGARKLDRDGGLAVVMARELTDICARLAEADIRVRQPLGQSRLASLVHSMYDPDHPIDHIQAMTKRNAWPAELDAMEPTYLQAKTRESSTRAPWCHSTAWVKEWPMTPVGVNFLAPLLVHTPDVIRTVAVTMDLEPTEVAIERMLTEKTNDEAEASRQAKMNRTVDPRDIAAHGRLDQRGEDLASGAAGVNLVGYITVSSRSPEALARDKRTIRASAGKSYLKLEWCDREHHRAFVNTLPFATGIRR
- a CDS encoding ATP-binding protein; translated protein: MRDPLSAVTEAFTSFLFGKVETTRLPVRTSTGQAQAVYLPTAAPGLGDSGVIIGREVYSGKGYIYDPFQLYGQQLPAPHWLVLGESGNGKSALEKTYVLRQLRFRDRQVVVLDAQGEDGVGEWNLIAQELGITPIRLDPMVAVDAGIRLNPLDPSITTTGQLALLRTIIEVAMGHGLDERSGFALKVAHAYVNEHITDRQPILTDIVEQLRHPKAESAEAMNVDIDDVRAWGLDVALVLDRLVDGDLRGMFDGPTTVGIDLDAPLIVFDLSHIDRNSIAMPILMAIVGVWLEHTWIRPDRKKRIFLVEEAWHIINSPFVAQLFQRLLKFGRRLGLSFVAVVHHLSDVVDGAAAREAAAILKMASTRTIYAQKADEARATGRVLGLPRWAVEIIPTLTPGIAVWDVNGNVQVVKHLITERERPLVYTDRAMTESSAVDPELEWEAEQRASLIEQQLNDPSQSTVA
- a CDS encoding type VI secretion protein, whose amino-acid sequence is MSKDQRQGGIPDGLVVGLVGFMLGLTLLVWTATGLAALLSKGAWPAGVTFTRTPMAVRSLIGRPQDLPGAWPDTPAGELSGYGLFWGLLIGELMVLVVLTVFVVGTLARWRAVRASRRVGSYGTEQGAGHATGPRSYAPDAAAQPPAPRKPEDHQGEAPYPLEAGPSGAASTPTPAPAPAPAPAPAPAPAPTAPTVVYGTPATRRPAALQAVHDAEGPVLVVTSDPTVWAETKDARGKLGPVLVYDPGHLCDTPARLHWSPSDNCEDPATAQERAVALLAPVRPPSRLDAAVADTAETLLRCWLHAAALDGRPFKQVHRWAQGTGAHEPVRILRTHPKAAAGHAGLLESALTAHPERREIAQELTARALSSLSSIHIRDACTPNRTDSLTLESFVAEGGTLYVVGEPIEDPRTRPGAMPLLTALTASVVEHGRRMAARSSDGRLDPPMTLVLDDVAAVAPLPRLPELLAGGQDQGLPTLVLLRSREQARARWPEPLTPA
- a CDS encoding GNAT family N-acetyltransferase is translated as MDYLIRTIRADEWERAREIRLAALQDPVAHLAFLETYEVAVARPDAFWQERTEGASESGTRVRQFVAEGPDGSWAGTISVLVERPADEVRFGEPAKIDQTHIVGVYVRPEARGSGVTEALFRAGVEWSWSLPAPEIQRVRLYVHEENARAGAFYRRFGFVATGETVPMPGDETAREVEYEIRRDA
- a CDS encoding ATP-binding cassette domain-containing protein, which translates into the protein MIRAHELTKRYGARTVVQDLSFTVRPGTVTGFLGPNGAGKSTTLRMLLGLDAPTRGRATIGGRAYAAHPAPLTQVGALLEARSVHPGRSAHHHLMALAHTYGIPRSRVEHVLGLTGLTEVARRRVKGFSLGMGQRLGIAAALLGDPATVVLDEPVNGLDPEGVLWIRTLLKSLAAEGRTVLVSSHLMSEMALTADRLIVIGKGRLLADTTVEALVRDSGGASVKVVTPEPDRLGALLPGARIVTEAPDTLRVTGRDAADIGRTAAAHGVPLYELTPQTASLEQAFMDLTHDSVEYQGAAA